Proteins encoded together in one Salarchaeum sp. JOR-1 window:
- a CDS encoding phytoene/squalene synthase family protein codes for MVSREQVATAKSIHRRTGKTFYLATRLLPERVRRGTYVLYGFFRVADEVVDGDESLAAAEQRAELERIREGVLGDRTPEDDVLAAFADVKETYGIPDGEVEVFLDTMEADIEQQTYETAADLDEYMRGSAVSVGHMMVYLMDPERENADAALPHAGALGKAFQLTNFIRDVREDIDDLDRVYVPMERLRSNGVTIDQLRNHEPSEGLRTALQSELSRAEALYREGVAGIKYLPRDCQFPVLLAAVLYAEHHRLIRRQGFDVLSERPSLSLPRKLYVTAKTSWRWWRNDDPEAVFDAVSAVPSDRTGAPEGDREREEDVATL; via the coding sequence ATGGTCTCCCGGGAGCAGGTCGCGACGGCGAAGTCGATACACCGACGGACGGGAAAGACGTTCTATCTCGCGACGCGACTCCTCCCGGAGCGTGTGCGACGCGGAACGTACGTCCTCTACGGGTTCTTCCGCGTCGCGGACGAGGTCGTCGACGGCGACGAGTCGTTGGCGGCGGCGGAGCAGCGCGCCGAACTCGAACGCATTCGCGAGGGCGTGCTGGGCGACAGGACGCCCGAGGACGACGTGCTCGCGGCGTTCGCGGACGTGAAGGAGACGTACGGCATCCCGGACGGCGAGGTCGAGGTGTTCCTGGACACGATGGAGGCCGACATCGAGCAGCAGACGTACGAGACTGCGGCCGACCTCGACGAGTACATGCGGGGGTCTGCGGTGTCCGTCGGGCACATGATGGTGTACCTGATGGACCCCGAGCGGGAGAACGCGGACGCGGCGCTGCCGCACGCCGGCGCACTCGGGAAGGCGTTCCAGCTCACGAACTTCATCCGGGACGTTCGCGAGGACATCGACGACCTCGACCGCGTGTACGTGCCGATGGAGCGCTTGCGGTCGAACGGCGTCACGATCGACCAACTGCGGAACCACGAGCCCTCGGAGGGGTTGAGGACAGCGCTCCAGTCGGAGCTGTCGCGCGCGGAGGCGCTCTACCGGGAGGGCGTCGCGGGCATCAAGTACCTCCCCCGCGACTGCCAGTTCCCCGTCCTGCTGGCGGCAGTCCTGTACGCGGAACACCACCGGCTCATCCGCCGGCAGGGGTTCGACGTGCTCTCGGAGCGCCCGAGCCTCAGCCTCCCCCGGAAGCTGTACGTGACGGCGAAGACGAGCTGGCGGTGGTGGCGCAACGACGACCCGGAAGCGGTGTTCGACGCGGTGAGCGCGGTACCGTCAGACCG
- a CDS encoding GTPase, whose amino-acid sequence MAERVVITGAAGRDFHDFNTVFRDDDAVEVVAFTRAPDQNLGETEQGHDRYPPELAGPRYPDGIPIRPEAKLEDIVREEGVDTVVFSYSDVSHEHVMHTASRALSEGAGFRLIGPNEMQLDVDVPVVAVDAVRTGCGKSQLSRAFADELQSRGYDVGVVREPMPYGDLAANRVQRFESTADLESVTVEEREEYEQHVERDHTVYAGVDYEAVLARASDENDVLVWDGGNNELPFVRPDAHVVLADPLRAADTDTYHPGEANLRAADAVVVNKENSASDDQVSETVRRIRDANSDAPVYHADSVVSVDAPERIRGASVLVVEDGPTLTHGDATYGAGTVAAAEYGAAERLDPRGAAVGSIADVLESYDHLDRVLPAMGYSDAQCADLEATIDAVGPDAVVSGTPIALERVVDVDAPVVDASYRVEFHDTTPGELLDAITDL is encoded by the coding sequence ATGGCAGAACGCGTTGTCATCACGGGCGCGGCGGGCCGCGACTTCCACGACTTCAACACCGTCTTCCGGGACGACGACGCCGTGGAAGTCGTGGCGTTCACGCGCGCGCCCGACCAGAACCTCGGCGAAACCGAGCAGGGACACGACCGCTACCCGCCCGAACTCGCCGGTCCCCGATACCCGGACGGCATCCCCATCCGCCCCGAAGCGAAGTTAGAGGACATCGTTCGCGAGGAGGGCGTGGACACCGTCGTCTTCTCCTACTCCGACGTCTCGCACGAGCACGTGATGCACACCGCGTCGCGCGCGCTCAGCGAGGGCGCGGGGTTCCGATTGATCGGACCGAACGAGATGCAACTTGACGTGGACGTGCCGGTGGTGGCGGTGGACGCCGTGCGGACGGGCTGCGGGAAGTCACAGCTCTCGCGGGCGTTCGCGGACGAACTCCAGTCCCGCGGCTACGACGTGGGCGTGGTTCGAGAGCCGATGCCGTACGGCGACCTCGCCGCGAACCGCGTGCAGCGCTTCGAATCGACGGCAGACCTCGAATCGGTGACCGTAGAGGAGCGCGAGGAGTACGAACAGCACGTGGAGCGCGACCACACGGTGTACGCTGGCGTGGACTACGAGGCGGTGCTGGCGCGCGCGAGCGACGAGAACGACGTGCTGGTCTGGGACGGCGGGAACAACGAACTGCCGTTCGTGCGGCCGGACGCGCACGTCGTGCTCGCCGACCCGCTCCGGGCCGCGGACACGGACACCTACCATCCGGGGGAGGCGAACCTCCGGGCCGCGGACGCCGTCGTCGTGAACAAGGAGAACTCCGCGAGCGACGACCAGGTGTCGGAGACCGTCCGACGGATACGGGACGCGAACTCGGACGCGCCGGTGTATCACGCGGACTCCGTGGTGTCCGTGGACGCCCCCGAACGAATTCGGGGCGCGTCAGTGCTCGTGGTGGAGGACGGGCCGACGCTCACGCACGGCGACGCGACGTACGGTGCGGGAACGGTCGCCGCGGCGGAGTACGGCGCGGCGGAACGCCTCGACCCGCGCGGGGCCGCGGTCGGCTCCATCGCGGACGTGCTCGAGTCGTACGACCACCTCGACCGCGTGCTCCCCGCGATGGGGTACTCGGACGCGCAGTGCGCCGACCTCGAAGCGACCATCGACGCCGTCGGCCCGGACGCGGTGGTCTCGGGAACCCCTATCGCGCTCGAACGCGTCGTGGACGTGGACGCGCCGGTCGTGGACGCGTCCTACCGCGTCGAGTTCCACGACACGACGCCCGGCGAACTGCTCGACGCCATCACTGACCTGTAA
- a CDS encoding rhodanese-like domain-containing protein, producing the protein MNRRAFLGAMGGAAAAGLAGCLGIGSGSAENGTGSSAFYHPGNLKTAFVRNGDYPDDPAPADGVPPEFGGRPAERSIDTAAFETLDVNGQTVKLAPIDVAKYWYDRGEARFVDARPKTQYEHAHIYGAVNSPAQPQAAGGPVDGWPTDDRVVAYCGCPHHLSAIRASTLQAAGYTDVYVIDEGFWTWHDRGYPMAGTDFDKPAAYHIDGRVDPAYSGAYAWATAVDSDQQEAAPIGDDGLYELHLRFSDISEATTIRVDTPAYSVTGTLADLVAGTVTG; encoded by the coding sequence ATGAACCGACGCGCGTTCCTCGGCGCGATGGGCGGCGCGGCGGCCGCCGGACTCGCCGGCTGCCTCGGAATCGGCAGCGGCAGCGCCGAGAACGGCACCGGGTCGTCCGCGTTCTACCACCCGGGGAACCTGAAGACGGCGTTCGTGCGGAACGGCGACTACCCCGACGACCCCGCTCCCGCGGACGGCGTGCCGCCCGAGTTCGGCGGCCGGCCCGCGGAGCGCTCCATCGACACGGCCGCGTTCGAGACGCTGGACGTGAACGGACAGACCGTGAAGCTCGCGCCCATCGACGTGGCGAAGTACTGGTACGACCGTGGCGAAGCGCGGTTCGTGGACGCCCGCCCGAAGACCCAGTACGAGCACGCGCACATCTACGGCGCGGTGAACAGCCCCGCCCAACCCCAGGCCGCGGGCGGCCCGGTGGACGGCTGGCCGACCGACGACCGCGTCGTCGCCTACTGCGGCTGTCCCCACCACCTCTCCGCGATCCGCGCGTCCACCCTCCAGGCCGCGGGCTACACGGACGTGTACGTCATCGACGAGGGGTTCTGGACGTGGCACGACCGGGGGTACCCGATGGCGGGCACGGACTTCGATAAACCGGCCGCCTACCACATCGACGGCCGCGTCGACCCGGCGTACAGCGGCGCGTACGCGTGGGCGACGGCCGTCGACTCCGACCAGCAGGAGGCCGCGCCCATCGGCGACGACGGCCTGTACGAACTCCACCTCCGATTCAGCGACATCTCCGAGGCGACCACGATCCGGGTTGACACGCCCGCGTACAGCGTGACTGGCACGCTCGCAGACCTCGTCGCTGGCACAGTCACCGGATAG
- a CDS encoding transcriptional regulator encodes MSLNEHAKRVYNVAPDPVLLTFADGETHEFEIESTEFFQEDFQGEAARVDDDADYRLVTDGDDLVVGRNAGDGWATFGVVTDVARA; translated from the coding sequence ATGAGCCTGAACGAGCACGCGAAACGCGTGTACAACGTCGCGCCCGACCCCGTCCTGTTGACGTTCGCGGACGGCGAGACGCACGAGTTCGAAATCGAGAGCACGGAGTTCTTCCAGGAGGACTTCCAGGGCGAAGCCGCCCGAGTGGACGACGACGCCGACTACCGGCTGGTGACCGACGGCGACGACCTCGTGGTCGGACGGAACGCGGGCGACGGCTGGGCGACGTTCGGCGTCGTCACTGACGTAGCGCGTGCGTAG
- a CDS encoding fumarylacetoacetate hydrolase family protein, translated as MKLARARIDGEVVEGRYEDGTLVTDDAAHDVATEDLLAPCSPSALYCVGRNYAATLDQMEYERPDQPDFFIKPPVSVIGPGDAIPYPSFSEEVTYAGELAAVIDEECTDLTEDEVPDAVRGYTIMNDVDALDQPGRTARKAFDGSGPLGPWIATDLDPTGIDMHTVVDGERRQESNTELMLFDPREIIAFLSERFTFQAGDVVAFGSPANPGTIEPGSEVAITYEGVGTLHNTVR; from the coding sequence ATGAAACTCGCTCGCGCCCGCATCGACGGCGAGGTCGTCGAGGGACGCTACGAGGACGGGACGCTCGTCACCGATGACGCCGCGCACGACGTGGCCACCGAGGACTTGCTCGCGCCGTGTTCACCGTCGGCGCTCTACTGCGTCGGCCGGAACTACGCGGCGACGCTCGACCAGATGGAGTACGAGCGCCCCGACCAGCCCGACTTCTTCATCAAGCCGCCCGTGTCCGTCATCGGCCCCGGAGACGCGATTCCGTATCCGAGTTTTTCGGAGGAGGTGACGTACGCCGGCGAACTCGCCGCCGTCATCGACGAGGAGTGCACCGACCTCACCGAGGACGAGGTCCCCGACGCGGTGCGCGGGTACACCATCATGAACGACGTGGACGCGCTCGACCAGCCCGGCCGCACCGCCCGGAAGGCGTTCGACGGCTCCGGCCCGCTCGGCCCCTGGATAGCGACCGACCTCGACCCCACCGGTATCGACATGCACACCGTCGTGGACGGCGAGCGCCGCCAGGAGTCGAACACGGAACTGATGCTGTTCGACCCCCGCGAGATCATCGCGTTCCTCAGCGAGCGATTCACGTTTCAGGCCGGGGACGTGGTCGCGTTCGGCAGTCCCGCGAACCCCGGAACGATCGAACCGGGAAGCGAGGTCGCCATCACGTACGAGGGCGTCGGCACTCTCCACAACACCGTCCGCTAG
- a CDS encoding cupin domain-containing protein — translation MEKVSVDDAFDSFSEQWSPRVLAEANAQHVKAARLEGAFVWHAHEDADELFYVLDGRLDIEVRDDDPVELAAGELVVVPAGVEHRPVARDGEAKVLLVEPAGTLNTGDADDEERTVENPERL, via the coding sequence ATGGAGAAAGTCAGCGTCGACGACGCCTTCGACTCGTTCAGCGAGCAGTGGAGTCCGCGCGTGCTCGCCGAGGCGAACGCCCAGCACGTGAAGGCCGCACGGTTGGAGGGCGCGTTCGTCTGGCACGCCCACGAGGACGCGGACGAACTGTTCTACGTCCTCGACGGCCGCCTCGACATCGAAGTCCGCGACGACGACCCCGTCGAACTCGCGGCGGGCGAACTCGTCGTCGTTCCGGCGGGCGTCGAACACAGGCCGGTCGCGCGCGACGGCGAGGCGAAAGTCCTGCTCGTCGAACCCGCGGGCACCCTGAACACGGGCGACGCCGACGACGAAGAGCGAACCGTCGAGAACCCGGAACGCCTCTAG
- a CDS encoding DUF5786 family protein, whose translation MGFGSYDESEQKDQSANVDEDAGVNVHENDHEGEVALEGGDDTDALVDALSDMKDSDDED comes from the coding sequence ATGGGCTTCGGAAGCTACGACGAATCCGAGCAGAAAGACCAGAGCGCGAACGTGGACGAGGACGCGGGCGTGAACGTCCACGAGAACGACCACGAGGGCGAGGTCGCGCTGGAGGGCGGCGACGACACGGACGCGCTCGTGGACGCGCTCAGCGACATGAAAGACAGCGACGACGAAGACTAA
- a CDS encoding nucleoside triphosphate pyrophosphohydrolase, whose translation MRETHDKLVRDGVPDVIRANGETPELERVSGAEYRERLHEKLDAAVAEFHDDPSAAELADVRAVLDAVERSGSE comes from the coding sequence GTGCGCGAGACGCACGACAAACTGGTTCGAGACGGCGTTCCTGACGTGATTCGAGCGAACGGCGAGACGCCGGAACTCGAACGCGTCTCGGGTGCGGAGTACCGGGAGCGACTGCACGAGAAACTGGACGCGGCGGTCGCGGAGTTCCACGACGACCCGTCGGCCGCGGAACTGGCGGACGTGCGCGCCGTCCTCGACGCGGTCGAGCGTTCTGGTAGCGAGTAA
- a CDS encoding redox-regulated ATPase YchF, producing the protein MSYKIGLVGKPSVGKSTFFNAATMGDVPEGAYPFTTIDPSLGEAYVRVDCAAPDFDETCEPNTGYCRDDKRFVPVKLVDVAGLIPGAHEGKGLGNQFLTDLNEADVLVHVVDFSGETDMEGEPTEGHDPRDDIDFLEDELDQWYLSILEKGIERFETRHMAETELEVELAEQMSAFGTNKDEIKQTILSLGLELDPATWDEADELELAREIRKRTKPMVVAANKMDTPEARANYEEITSDPDYDHLTIVPCSAHAEKALKTAEENGVVEYTPGASDFEITGDVSDEQAAGLDQIREFVAEFDGSGVQRALEAALFEELDAVAVFPGSANGNWTNGPFPDCFVLPANATAEDFAYHLHSDIGDGFLHAIDCRTERQIGADTELETGDVVEVISTNQ; encoded by the coding sequence ATGAGTTACAAGATCGGTCTCGTGGGCAAGCCCTCGGTGGGGAAGTCCACGTTCTTCAACGCGGCGACGATGGGTGACGTGCCCGAGGGCGCGTACCCGTTCACGACTATCGACCCCAGCCTCGGCGAGGCGTACGTCCGCGTGGACTGCGCGGCCCCGGACTTCGACGAGACGTGCGAGCCGAACACGGGCTACTGCCGGGACGACAAGCGCTTCGTCCCCGTGAAACTCGTGGACGTGGCGGGCCTGATTCCGGGCGCGCACGAGGGGAAGGGCCTCGGGAACCAGTTCCTCACCGACCTGAACGAGGCGGACGTGCTCGTGCACGTCGTGGACTTCTCCGGGGAGACGGACATGGAGGGCGAACCCACGGAGGGCCACGACCCCCGCGACGATATCGACTTCCTCGAAGACGAACTCGACCAGTGGTACCTCTCCATCCTGGAGAAGGGCATCGAGCGCTTCGAGACCCGGCACATGGCCGAGACGGAACTCGAGGTCGAACTCGCGGAGCAGATGAGCGCGTTCGGCACGAACAAGGACGAGATCAAGCAGACGATTCTCTCGCTCGGCCTCGAACTCGACCCCGCGACGTGGGACGAAGCAGACGAACTCGAACTCGCCCGCGAAATCCGCAAACGCACGAAGCCGATGGTCGTCGCGGCGAACAAGATGGACACGCCCGAGGCCCGCGCGAACTACGAGGAAATCACGAGCGACCCCGACTACGACCACCTCACCATCGTCCCGTGCAGCGCGCACGCCGAGAAGGCGCTTAAGACCGCAGAAGAGAACGGCGTCGTCGAGTACACGCCCGGCGCGAGCGACTTCGAGATCACCGGCGACGTGAGCGACGAGCAGGCCGCGGGCCTCGACCAGATTCGGGAGTTCGTCGCCGAGTTCGACGGCTCCGGCGTCCAGCGCGCGCTCGAAGCCGCGCTGTTCGAGGAACTCGACGCCGTCGCCGTCTTCCCCGGGAGCGCGAACGGGAACTGGACGAACGGCCCGTTCCCCGACTGCTTCGTCCTCCCCGCGAACGCGACCGCCGAGGACTTCGCGTACCACCTCCACTCCGACATCGGCGACGGCTTCCTCCACGCTATCGACTGCCGGACCGAACGCCAGATCGGCGCGGACACCGAACTCGAAACCGGCGACGTGGTCGAAGTCATCTCCACGAACCAGTAA
- a CDS encoding DUF5518 domain-containing protein: MAKENTLINALIGAAVTVVLSFTGVSPLLGGAAAGYLQANGPGDGARVGAISGIVASLPLILVLALFAGALPFAPIEFAALGVVAILFVVVFAVGFTAALSAAGGYIGGYLEAEY; the protein is encoded by the coding sequence ATGGCGAAAGAGAACACCCTCATCAACGCCCTCATCGGCGCCGCAGTCACGGTCGTCCTCTCCTTCACGGGCGTCTCGCCCCTCCTCGGCGGCGCGGCCGCCGGCTACCTCCAGGCGAACGGCCCCGGCGACGGCGCGCGCGTCGGCGCGATCTCCGGCATCGTCGCCTCCCTCCCACTCATTCTCGTACTCGCGCTGTTCGCGGGCGCGCTCCCCTTCGCCCCCATCGAGTTCGCCGCGCTCGGCGTCGTCGCCATCCTCTTCGTCGTCGTGTTCGCCGTCGGCTTCACCGCCGCGCTGAGCGCCGCGGGCGGCTACATCGGCGGCTACCTCGAAGCAGAGTACTAG
- a CDS encoding extracellular solute-binding protein, with the protein MRRRALLTSLASGALAGLAGCANSSTPREALTAGATREFVASSPDAEVAGTWLAEEFRARTTATLSWETPPGALSAYVARHLQGAAVDADAFLGVTPGALATARERTDGLFTAASGYGQVIDAYEFDPEARVLPVTRSDVCLVYDETRVAPPTSFAEFFAPGRAPLTLVPDPRTDALGLAFFAWSIHEFGLREACERWREFLDAGAHLVASSADARTAYRNGLGGVLVGTSTTPLFAARDRLDLERYRVQFLDGDAYRHVVGVGRFADAANAKHVDRFTRFLLEPNVQGRIAVLTGSLPVIEDAALPEDFDRYVRTPDATVSPDYGSLAASLGDWLAAWQRTVTAARA; encoded by the coding sequence ATGCGTCGTCGCGCCCTCCTCACCTCGCTCGCCTCCGGCGCGCTCGCCGGACTCGCCGGTTGTGCGAACTCCAGCACGCCCCGAGAGGCGTTGACGGCGGGCGCGACCCGAGAGTTCGTCGCGTCCAGTCCGGACGCCGAAGTCGCCGGAACCTGGCTCGCGGAGGAGTTCCGGGCGCGCACGACCGCCACGCTCTCCTGGGAGACGCCGCCCGGCGCGCTGTCGGCGTACGTCGCTCGCCACCTGCAGGGCGCAGCGGTCGACGCGGACGCGTTCCTCGGCGTGACCCCCGGGGCGCTCGCCACCGCACGCGAGCGCACCGACGGCCTGTTCACGGCGGCAAGTGGCTACGGTCAAGTGATCGACGCGTACGAGTTCGACCCCGAAGCGCGCGTGCTCCCGGTCACGCGCTCCGACGTGTGTCTCGTGTACGACGAGACGCGAGTCGCGCCGCCCACGTCGTTCGCAGAGTTCTTCGCTCCCGGACGCGCGCCGTTGACGCTCGTCCCCGACCCGCGGACGGACGCGCTCGGCCTCGCGTTCTTCGCGTGGTCGATCCACGAGTTCGGCCTCCGCGAGGCCTGCGAGCGCTGGCGCGAGTTCCTCGACGCGGGCGCGCACCTCGTCGCGTCCAGCGCGGACGCGCGAACCGCGTACCGGAACGGGCTCGGCGGCGTGCTCGTCGGCACGTCCACGACGCCGCTGTTCGCGGCACGCGATCGGCTCGACCTCGAACGCTACCGCGTACAGTTCCTCGACGGCGACGCCTATCGGCACGTCGTGGGCGTCGGCCGGTTCGCGGACGCCGCGAACGCGAAGCACGTCGACAGGTTCACCAGATTCCTGCTGGAACCGAACGTGCAGGGCCGAATCGCGGTTCTCACCGGGTCGCTCCCCGTCATCGAGGACGCCGCGCTCCCCGAGGACTTCGACCGGTACGTCCGCACCCCCGACGCCACCGTCAGCCCCGACTACGGCTCGCTCGCGGCCTCTCTCGGCGACTGGCTCGCCGCGTGGCAGCGCACCGTCACCGCCGCGCGCGCCTGA
- a CDS encoding translation initiation factor eIF-1A has product MSEESGRRNLRMPNDDEVFAVVSQHNGGNHVELQCADGKTRMGRIPGRMKYRVWINEGDVVLAEPWDWQDEKANVEWRYDDQAAEQLREEGHID; this is encoded by the coding sequence GTGAGCGAAGAAAGTGGCCGCCGGAACCTCCGGATGCCAAACGACGACGAAGTCTTCGCCGTGGTCTCCCAACACAACGGGGGCAACCACGTCGAACTCCAGTGCGCAGACGGAAAGACTCGAATGGGCCGCATCCCCGGTCGCATGAAGTACCGCGTCTGGATCAACGAGGGCGACGTCGTCCTCGCCGAACCCTGGGACTGGCAGGACGAGAAAGCCAACGTCGAATGGCGCTACGACGACCAGGCCGCGGAACAACTCCGCGAAGAAGGCCACATCGACTAA